The DNA region CTCTGCCGTTTAAAACTTCTGAAACTGCATCTACTTCCGTATCAAAAGTATTAATTTTTGCATTTTTAAAGAATTTTCTTGCAACAATCTCACCTGTTTGTCCAAGTTTTGCAGTAATAGTGTATTTTTTATTATTTAGTTGTTTTGCATCTTTAATTTCATTTGCTAATTTTTTATTTAAAAGAACAGTTTGTCCAACTACAATATATGAATCAGAGAAATTTATTTTTAAATTTCTTTCTTGTGTAATAGTCATTCCTGCAATAATAATATCAAATTTATCAGTTAAAAGACCTGCAATAATTCCATCAAATCCTGTAGGAACAATTTTTAATTTAACACCCATTGATTTTGCCATAAATCTTGCAATATCAATATCATAACCAATTAATCTACCTTTTTTATCTTTCATCTCAAAAGGCATATATCCTGGATCTAATCCAACTCTTAATTCACCTCTTTGAATTATTTTATTTAATGTAGAGTCCTTCCATAAATCTAAATCAGCAGCAAATACTGTAGAAGCTAAAAAAACTAACATTGTTAAAAGTATTTTCTTCATTATCTCTCCTTATTGTGTTTAGTGTACTAATATTTCATTTAAAAATTTTTTTGCCCTTTGGCTTTTGGGGTTTTTAAAAAATTCTAGAGGAGTATTTTCTTCAACAATTACTCCTTGGTCCATAAATACAATTCTATCCCCTACTTCTTTTGCAAAACCCATTTCATGAGTAACACAAACTAAAGTAAAATTCTCTTTTGCCAAATCTTTCATAACAGAAAGTACATCTCCAATAGTTTCAGGGTCAAGTGCAGATGTAGGTTCATCAAATAAAATCACTTTGGGTTTCATAGCTAGACTTCTTGCGATGGCAACTCTTTGTTTTTGACCACCACTTAAATCAGCAGGATAAGAATTTGCTTTATCTTCAAGTTTTACTTTTCTTAAAAGCTCCATTGCAATATTTTTAGCATCACTTTTTGATATATTTTTTACTAATGTTGGAGCTATTGTAATATTTTCTAAAATTGTAAGATGAGGGAAAAGATTAAAATGTTGAAAAACCATCCCTACTTCACTTCTTATTGCTTTTAAATTTTTTTTATTATCATGAATATGTAAACTATCAACTATAATTTCTCCATCATCGATCTCTTCTAAACCATTTATACAACGAATTAAAGTTGATTTTCCAGAACCAGAAGGTCCGCAAACTACAACTATTTCACCTTGTTCTACACTAAAATCAATATTTTTTAGAACATGGAAATCATCATAGTATTTATTGATTTTTTTCATCTGTATTATGTGATTGTTATGCATTAGCTCTCTTTTTAGAAAAATAGAAACTTATATAATATTATATTATCATTTAAAGGCTAATTAATATGTGATTTTTATATAAATAATATACAATTTTTTATTAAGTAAATTTTATGCTTTTTTTATGCAACTATTTAGTTATATAATAATTAGCAAACTAAACAAAGGAGGCGGTATGAAAAATTTTTTATATATAACTGATCAAGACGAATACACAGACCATAGTTTTATTGGTGCATTTTTTGAGAAATATTTAGGTAAATATTTAAACGTAAATATCCTATATTTTTCTCAATTTAAAACAGATTTTGAAAGAAAAGATAATCAAAGATTTATTTTACCTTTTAAATTAAGAAAAAATCTAATAGAAGAACTTGAAAAAAATCAAGTTGATGTAAATGCTTATGATTTTATTGTTGTAAGAAATGATATTGAACTTTTGAAATATATTCTAAAGACAAAAATAAGATATAACTACAAAGTTGGATTTAGATTATCGTTTCCAAAAAGAATTGCAAAATTACAAGAAAATGAAGCAAATAATAGTTCTACCTTTTTTGATATAATTGGAGATAAAATACAATCATATAAAGAGACAACGTTAATAAATGAATGTGATATTTTTCTTCCATCATCGAATAAGATGAAAGATGAATTTTTCCCTTCAATTAATATAAAAACATACCCTATTCCAACAGGAATTGATCCTGAAGTTTTACATAAAAATATCCAACATGTAGAAGATTTCAAAAGATTTATATATGCAGGAACACTTGACAATTTAAGAAAGTTTGAAACTATATTGGAAGCTTTTAGTGAAATTAATAATAATCTTTTTAGAATAATGATTTCAACAAAAGATCCAGAGTATGCAAAAAAGATGTTAGATAAATATCCAAATTTAAAAAATTGTATTGAAATTTATAATGCAAAAAATAAAAATGAATTATTAGAACTAATAGCTAAAGCTGATATTGGATTATCTATTTTACCAAATATTGCAATATTTAATACTTCTACTTCTATTAAAATTATTGATTATTATTCTAGTGCTGTTCCTTGTATTATGACAAATAATGCAAAAAACAATACTCTTTTTAAAGATAATGAAGAGGCTTGGTTTTGTGATTTTGATAAAGATTCAATCAAATCAAAAATTGAAGAATTATTAACATTATCAAAAGATGAGATTGCAAATGTAGGAGTTAATGGACAAAAAAAACTTTTAGAAATTAGAAATTATGAAAAAATTGCACAAGATTTCGCAACTGAATTAAATCTATTATAAGAAGGGTTAATCCTTCTTATTCCAAGAAATCATAGCCCATTGAACATACTCTTCTTTATCTTTTTGTTCATTTGTTAAACTATCATAATATATTTCTAAATTTTTTATTTCATCTTCACTTAAACTACCTATACTCCAAGAAATTGATTGAATAAATCTTTCTTTAGATGAATAAATAGTATTTCTTCCCTCACTATTAATAAAATCTATTTTTGCATAAATTCCAAGAGAATATAATATATTTAAAATATAGATATAATCTGGTTTTTTAACAATATCTTTTTTTAAAGCATCTAATATCTCATTACTTACGAATGAACCACCTTTTTTATAAGTAATTACGACTTTTTTATTTGCTTTTTTATTTAACTTAAGCAATGCTTCTTTCATATCTTTTACTTCCATAGACCTAGAAGCAATAACTAAATCAGCATTTGGAACATCATCCCAATCATCATACCAAGACTTATTTATAGTAGTTATATTATTTATATTTTGTTTTTTTGCATTATCTATTAGTAACTCTAACATTTTAGAAGAGTAATCTAATGAATAAACTTTATGTAATTTTTTTGCTAATTTTAAAGATAAATTTCCAACACCACAACCCACGTCTAATAAAGTATCAACTCCATTTAAATCTAATCTATTTAAAAACTCATCATTGTAAATAGAAGAGTGAACTCTTTCATTCATTGATGGTGCTTTATTATTCCAATCTTCACTACTTTTAGGTTTAAAAGTTGTTTTTTCTTTTTGTTTTTTATACATTTCATTAAAATCAATATCTTCAAACTTCATAAATTAATCCTTCTGTTTTGACCAATATCCTGCAAGAATAGAACCTGAAATATTATGCCAAATACTAAAAATTGCTCCAGGTAAAGCACTTAGTGCGGAAAAATATTTTGTTGCTAAAACAACAGCAAGACCTGAGTTTTGCATTCCAACTTCAATAGCCACTGTTTTACACTCTTTTTTATTATAACCAAAAGATTTGCAAACAATATAACCTCCAAATAAACCTATTAAATTATGACAAATAATTGCCAACATTAAAGGCGTTGCAATTAAAGAGATTTTATTTTCATTTATTCCTATTATTATTCCTATAATAAATACTATGCTAATAATAGAAAAAAGTGCAAATATATCTTGTCTTTTATCTATATATTTATGAAAAAAATGATTTAAAATAATTCCTACTATTACTGGAATAAACACAACTTTAAATATGCTCAATAACATACTATTAACAGGTACCTGTACCGTATGACCTATATAAAATAGAGTTAAATAAGGTGTAATTATAATTGATAATAAAGTTGACACAATTGTCATACTAATTGATAAAGCAACATCTGCTTTTGCTAAATATGCAATTACATTTGATGCTGTTCCACCTGAAACTGCTCCAACTAAAACCATACCAACTAAAAGTTCTGTTGATAAATTAAAAATCTTTGATACTATATATGCAGCTAAAGGCATAAGTAAGAACTGTAAAATAGTGGTCAAAGCTATAATTTTAGGTTTTTTTAAAACTCTTTTAAAATCATCAATTTTTAATGTTATTCCCATACAAAACATTATAAACATCAATAAAGGAATAATCAAATTTTTAAATCCAATTACTAAATCTGGAAATATATAACAAACCGAAGAAAATATTATTGCCCACAAAGGAAAAAGAATTGTTATAAGTTTAATCATTATTTATCCATCATAAAAATTTATTTCATAAAATATTATTTATCGCTTTTTAATATTATTTTTAGTTATAATCTATACTTTTTAGAAAGGTTAATAAAAATGCAATTAAAAAATATATTCCCTTTAAATAATGATGAAAATTTAAATACATTAATAAAAAAAGGGAAAATTAATAAGATTATAAAATATTTAGATAAAAATAGTATTAATATAAATGACAATATTGAAGAATATTTATCTTTAGCAATAAAAAGTGACAATTCAAATTTTCTAGAGTATCTAAGTAATCTAAATATTAAAATTCCTAAAAATATTGATAATTTAAATATTTTATCTTTTACTTTAAATAAAACTACAAATCTTGATATTATTTCATATATTATAAAAAATAATTTATTTTCAAAAGAGTATGAATATGGACTTAGTCCATTTGAAACAGCACTTGAAATAAATGCAGATTTCAAAATATTCAAACTTTTAATAGACAATAATATTTTACAAAATAGTATATCAAAACTACCAATTATTCATCAATTAGTTGAAAATGATTATATAACATACCAATTAAAAATTGATACAATAACTTATTTATTAAGAAATAAACAAATAGATTTAAATGAAGAGATTATAGGACAAAAATCTCTTTTAGAAAAAGCCTATGATATACAAAATAAATATTTAATTGAACTATTTTTATCTTATAAAGCATCTGTTAAACCAATATACGAAGTTTATGGAAATATCTTTCTAAATGAAAAAGAGATAAGCAAAATGTCATCGGTTTTATTAGAAAACCAACCATTTAAAGATTATAAATATTTTTCGAGGTATTTAACATTTAAAGATTTCAAATCACTTCTTTTTAAATTTGATGATATAAAAAATATGGAAATTTTGATTTTAATTTGCAAAAATGTATTAATATTAAATAATGAAAAAATTGAACTTTTCAAAATTGCACTAGAAAAAGGTTGTGATATAAATGAAATAAGCGATGATATATACCAATATACAGCTTTACAATATTATTGTACAAATTATAAAATTAGAAATGATTTTTCTTTTATTGATTTTTTATTTGATAATGGAGCTGTTTTTAATTTTAATAATAACTCACCTCTTGCAGATTGTATATATTTAAATCAAATTAATCTAATAAAATATTTAGTTAAAGAAAAAAATATAGATATTAATGAACTCAATCGTTCAGGTATAGGAGCAATAAATGGTCTTATAGGTTTTGATTTTTTAGAAAATACAAACGATAAAATCAAAATGTTAGAACTATTAGTTAAACTAGGACTGGATATTAATCAAAAAGTTATATCAAGTAAAAAGCAAGAATATCCTAAAAGTTCCATAATTGATATTCTTATAAAAGATAAAAGAAACCATGAATTTTTAGAATATATATTAAAAACATATAAAGATTTAAAAATTGAAGATGAAATTAGTTATATGTTTGCTTTTGAACCTAACGACGTATTATGTAAACTTTTAATAGAAAAAAATCCATACTATACAAGCGATTTTTATTATTCTAAAAAAATTGATAATAAAGAGTATAAATTTAGTGCTCAAGCTCTAGATATGGCAATAGATTGGAAAAGGCATGAACTTGCACAATATCTAATAGAAAAATATCCAAATATGAAAACATACACAGAACATAGCTCATTAATAGATACAGCATTTACCAACTCTTTTAGTATTGAATTTATTAAAAAATTAATAGATAAAGATCCAAATTTAGATAGACTCTACTATAAAACTAAAATATATCCATCAACAAAGGAAGAAGTTACAACAAAAGAGACTTCATTAATCTCGATACTTTCTCATTTGAAGAATATCTCTTTTTCAGTTGATAAAATTACTGAAATTGTAGATTATCTATTAGAAAATAATGCAAATGCAAATATTCCTCTTATTAAAGAAGGCTTAGGACATAGTGCAATAAAAGAAGAGCATGCACTGTTATATGCAGCAAAAGAAAATATGGAAAAAAAACTACTTGATACTTTAATAGATAAAGGAAATATTGATTTAAATGAGAAAAGAAGTGGACGAAATGAATCCTTAGTTAATTCTTATTTATCAATTCGTACCTTAAGTGATGATTCAATATTAGATCATCTAAAATATTTTAGTAAAAAATGTAAAATAGATTTAGAACAACAAGATATTGAAGGAAATACTTTATTTCTAAAAGCTTCTTCAAATTGTCTGCCAAAATGCCTTCAATATTTAATAGAACTTGGAAGCAATATAGATATTATAGGGGGATTTGATAATTCACCCGCAATTCATAAAGCAATTTCAAATTACCCACATTTAGATAAAACAAAAAGAGCCCAAACAGTAAAAGTATTAATTGATGCAGGTGTCGATTTAGAACAATTTGACTCTGAACAATTAACTGCTTTAATGAGTGCTTCTAAATATGGTTGTTTTGAATCTTTAGTTACTCTTTTAGAAAATGGTGCTAACCCTAATAGTAAAAATGAAACTAATGCTAATGCTGCTAATGTATTAATTCCTAGTGATGTTTATACTAAAAATTACAGTTACGATGATAAAGAAAATTTTGAAGAGAACAAATCAAAAATCTTAGCAGTTCTAAAAGATTATGGTTGTGATTTAGATAATGTTCCTCTTGAAGGTTCTACTATTTTAAACAATGCCATTGGTTACAATTTGAAAACTATATTTAATACTCTTTTACAACTTGACATTGATATTAATAAACCTGATAGAAATGGTACTACACCTATTATGGTTGCTATTGAATTTGGTGATATTTATTTTGTAAACTCTTTACTTCAAAACCCTAATATTAATCTTCTTGTGGAAGACAATGCTGGTGAAAATCTTATTTATAAAGCTATTAAAAGAGAAAATGATTCTAAAGTTATTGATTTAATTGATTATCTTGTTGAAAATGGTGTTCCTATTAAAAATCTTGAAAATGGTATGAATCCTCTTATTTTTGCTTCATATTTCTCTCATTTCAATCTTTTTGAATATCTTCTTAATTTTGTTGATGATATAAATACAAAAGATAGTTTTGGTTTATCTGCTATTTCTTGGACTTTACAATCTAATCTTAACATACCTTTGGAGCAAAGACTTGAAGCTATTAAAACTTTAGTCGCTTTAAATGCAGATAAACAAGAAGTAATAGAAATTGCAAAAAGAATTGAGGATAATTATGAAATAATGCAATTATTAGAATCTATATAAAATCTATAAATAAAAAAAGGATATACGTGATATTAAAAAATTTACTTAAAAAAAATAAAGAAAATAATATTGACTCTTTAATAAAAGAAGGAAAAATTAATAAAATAATAAAATATTTAGAAAAAAACAATATTAATATTGAAGAAAATTTAGAAGAATATTTAACACTTGCTATAAAATCTAAAAATACAGATTTTCTAAAGTATTTACAAACTCTAAATTTAAAATTTCCAGAAACAATAGATAATTTAAATATTTTATCTTTTGCTTTGAGTATAACTTCAAATCTTGATATTATCTCACTTATTATAAAAAGTGAGTTATTCTCAAAAGAGTATAAATATGGATTAACACCTTGTGAAATGGCTTTAGAAAAGAATTATGATTATGAATTATTTAAAGTATTAATTGATAATGATATTTTAGAAAATAGCCCATCAAGACTTCCTTTTCTTCATCAACTAATTGAAAGTAATGAAATAGAAGATACAACAAGAGGAGCAATTTTTGTCTATTTATTAGAAAAAAAGAAAGATGTAGATTTAAATCAAGAAGCATTAAATACAGATCCTTTAATTGTAAAAGCATACAAAAAAGAAGAATATACTCTTTTATCTCTTTTCTTAGTTTTTGGAGCAAGATTAAAATTTATTGCAAATGAGTATGAAGAAATTTTTGATCAAAAAGATATGAAAGCACTTTCTAGTGTTTTACTTGAAAAACAACCAAAAGAAGATTATAAATACTTTGTACCATATTTAAATTATGAAGATTTAGAAACTTTTATTAATTCATTACAAAGTACAAAAGATATGCAAATTCTTTTATATATTGCAAAAAATATTTTGCTTAATAATGCACAAAAAATTAATATCTTTAAACTTGCATTAGAAAAAGGTTGTGATATAAATGAAACAAGTGATGATATAGAAGAAGAAAATGTAATTCAATATATTTGTAGAAGTTTTGTTTTTGGAAAGAATTTAGAAGTTGTAAAATTTTTATTTGAGGAAGGTGCAATTTTTAATTTAAATAAAAAACAACCATTAGTTTTTTGTATAAATGGAAATGAAACGCACTTAATAAAATATCTAGTAGAAGAACAAAATATAAATATTAATGAACTTAATCATGCAGGTGAAGGTGCGATAAATGGTTTCATTGATTATACATATTTAGATACAGTAGATAAACAAATAGAAATGTTTGAATTATTAGTTGAGTTAGGATTAGATATTAATCAAAAAGTAATAGGTAAAAATACAGATGAGTATCCAAAATCTTCAATCATAGATATTTTAATGCCAGATAAAAACAATCATGCTTTATTAAAATATATTTTAAAAAATCATACAAACTTAGAAATATCTCAATCTATCAGCTTTATGTTTAAAAACGAGCTTGATGATGAGACTTGCAAAATAATTATTGATAAGAATCCAACTTATGAAATTGAATCATATTTTGAAAAAGAATTTAATAAAAATAGTTATAAATACAATGCAGAATTTTTAGATATGGCAATAGATTGGCAAAGATATGAAGTTGCTCAATATATATTAGACAATTACCCTCAAATAAAAGGCTACAATGAAAATATCTCTTTAATCTTTCTTGCATTTAATAAAGAATTTTCACTTGAATTTATAAAAAAATTAATTTTAAAAGATCCAAACCTTAACAGAGAGTATAAAAGTGAAGATAAATTTGGTACAACTATTACACAAACATCACTAATTCAAGTATTAAGATATACAATAAAAAATGAACAAATAGATTATGTATATAAAATAATTGAGTTTCTAATTGAAAATGGTGCTGATGCAAGTATTCCTTTAAGAAAACATAATATTGCAGATTATTATTTAGATGAAGAAGGTGCACTAATTTGTGGAGTTCTTTTTGATGAAATTCCTTTTAAACTTTTTGATCTTTTAATCGAAAAAGGGAATATAAATCCAAATAAACCTGTTTCTAATCTAAATCAAACACAAATTCAAAGTTTATTATATTCAAGAGATATACAAGATGAACATAAATTTGAAGCTTTAAAATATTTTCATAATAAATGCGGTTTAGATTTACAACATCTAGATAGAAAGGGTTATAATCTATTTCTAAAAGCTTCTTCAAATTGTCTGCCAAAATGCCTTCAATATTTAATAGAACTTGGAAGTGATATTCATATAGTTGGAGGGGAAGATAATTCTCCTGCTATTCATAAAGCAATCTCTAACTATTACTTTGTTGATAAAACAAAAAGAGCCCAAACAGTAAAAGTATTAATTGATGCAGGTGTCGATTTAGAACAATTTGACTCTGAACAATTAACTGCTTTAATGAGTGCTTCTAAATATGGTTGTTTTGAATCTTTAGTTAC from Malaciobacter molluscorum LMG 25693 includes:
- a CDS encoding ankyrin repeat domain-containing protein, translating into MQLKNIFPLNNDENLNTLIKKGKINKIIKYLDKNSININDNIEEYLSLAIKSDNSNFLEYLSNLNIKIPKNIDNLNILSFTLNKTTNLDIISYIIKNNLFSKEYEYGLSPFETALEINADFKIFKLLIDNNILQNSISKLPIIHQLVENDYITYQLKIDTITYLLRNKQIDLNEEIIGQKSLLEKAYDIQNKYLIELFLSYKASVKPIYEVYGNIFLNEKEISKMSSVLLENQPFKDYKYFSRYLTFKDFKSLLFKFDDIKNMEILILICKNVLILNNEKIELFKIALEKGCDINEISDDIYQYTALQYYCTNYKIRNDFSFIDFLFDNGAVFNFNNNSPLADCIYLNQINLIKYLVKEKNIDINELNRSGIGAINGLIGFDFLENTNDKIKMLELLVKLGLDINQKVISSKKQEYPKSSIIDILIKDKRNHEFLEYILKTYKDLKIEDEISYMFAFEPNDVLCKLLIEKNPYYTSDFYYSKKIDNKEYKFSAQALDMAIDWKRHELAQYLIEKYPNMKTYTEHSSLIDTAFTNSFSIEFIKKLIDKDPNLDRLYYKTKIYPSTKEEVTTKETSLISILSHLKNISFSVDKITEIVDYLLENNANANIPLIKEGLGHSAIKEEHALLYAAKENMEKKLLDTLIDKGNIDLNEKRSGRNESLVNSYLSIRTLSDDSILDHLKYFSKKCKIDLEQQDIEGNTLFLKASSNCLPKCLQYLIELGSNIDIIGGFDNSPAIHKAISNYPHLDKTKRAQTVKVLIDAGVDLEQFDSEQLTALMSASKYGCFESLVTLLENGANPNSKNETNANAANVLIPSDVYTKNYSYDDKENFEENKSKILAVLKDYGCDLDNVPLEGSTILNNAIGYNLKTIFNTLLQLDIDINKPDRNGTTPIMVAIEFGDIYFVNSLLQNPNINLLVEDNAGENLIYKAIKRENDSKVIDLIDYLVENGVPIKNLENGMNPLIFASYFSHFNLFEYLLNFVDDINTKDSFGLSAISWTLQSNLNIPLEQRLEAIKTLVALNADKQEVIEIAKRIEDNYEIMQLLESI
- a CDS encoding glycosyltransferase, producing MKNFLYITDQDEYTDHSFIGAFFEKYLGKYLNVNILYFSQFKTDFERKDNQRFILPFKLRKNLIEELEKNQVDVNAYDFIVVRNDIELLKYILKTKIRYNYKVGFRLSFPKRIAKLQENEANNSSTFFDIIGDKIQSYKETTLINECDIFLPSSNKMKDEFFPSINIKTYPIPTGIDPEVLHKNIQHVEDFKRFIYAGTLDNLRKFETILEAFSEINNNLFRIMISTKDPEYAKKMLDKYPNLKNCIEIYNAKNKNELLELIAKADIGLSILPNIAIFNTSTSIKIIDYYSSAVPCIMTNNAKNNTLFKDNEEAWFCDFDKDSIKSKIEELLTLSKDEIANVGVNGQKKLLEIRNYEKIAQDFATELNLL
- a CDS encoding ankyrin repeat domain-containing protein, with protein sequence MILKNLLKKNKENNIDSLIKEGKINKIIKYLEKNNINIEENLEEYLTLAIKSKNTDFLKYLQTLNLKFPETIDNLNILSFALSITSNLDIISLIIKSELFSKEYKYGLTPCEMALEKNYDYELFKVLIDNDILENSPSRLPFLHQLIESNEIEDTTRGAIFVYLLEKKKDVDLNQEALNTDPLIVKAYKKEEYTLLSLFLVFGARLKFIANEYEEIFDQKDMKALSSVLLEKQPKEDYKYFVPYLNYEDLETFINSLQSTKDMQILLYIAKNILLNNAQKINIFKLALEKGCDINETSDDIEEENVIQYICRSFVFGKNLEVVKFLFEEGAIFNLNKKQPLVFCINGNETHLIKYLVEEQNININELNHAGEGAINGFIDYTYLDTVDKQIEMFELLVELGLDINQKVIGKNTDEYPKSSIIDILMPDKNNHALLKYILKNHTNLEISQSISFMFKNELDDETCKIIIDKNPTYEIESYFEKEFNKNSYKYNAEFLDMAIDWQRYEVAQYILDNYPQIKGYNENISLIFLAFNKEFSLEFIKKLILKDPNLNREYKSEDKFGTTITQTSLIQVLRYTIKNEQIDYVYKIIEFLIENGADASIPLRKHNIADYYLDEEGALICGVLFDEIPFKLFDLLIEKGNINPNKPVSNLNQTQIQSLLYSRDIQDEHKFEALKYFHNKCGLDLQHLDRKGYNLFLKASSNCLPKCLQYLIELGSDIHIVGGEDNSPAIHKAISNYYFVDKTKRAQTVKVLIDAGVDLEQFDSEQLTALMSASKYGCFESLVTLLENGANPNSKNETNANAANVLITEDYQRTEHFYSYDDKENFEENKSKILAVLKDYGCDLDNVPLEGSTILNNAIGYNLKTIFNTLLQLDIDINKPDKNGTTPIMVAIEFGDIYFVNSLLQNPNINLLVEDNAGENLIYKAIKRENDSKVIDLIDYLVENGVPIKNLENGMNPLIFASYFSHFNLFEYLLNFVDDINTKDSFGLSAISWTLQSNLNIPLEQRLEAIKTLVALNADINDFDTHGRTAFHYCVYTHNDLVFDYLIKEKKQIDINKKDAEGNSPITLLILNYFNNIYKDNIDFFEYFFTKLVSNGADIQDAKLFIEKYEDDDYLKSFVESF
- a CDS encoding transporter substrate-binding domain-containing protein; translation: MKKILLTMLVFLASTVFAADLDLWKDSTLNKIIQRGELRVGLDPGYMPFEMKDKKGRLIGYDIDIARFMAKSMGVKLKIVPTGFDGIIAGLLTDKFDIIIAGMTITQERNLKINFSDSYIVVGQTVLLNKKLANEIKDAKQLNNKKYTITAKLGQTGEIVARKFFKNAKINTFDTEVDAVSEVLNGRADAFVNDKPYNAIFMDGKGKNKLIHLDKPLTYEPLAFGIKKGDPDFLNWLNNFLKQIKNDKLLNIQEKLYEKWFINTDWLKRVQ
- a CDS encoding class I SAM-dependent methyltransferase yields the protein MKFEDIDFNEMYKKQKEKTTFKPKSSEDWNNKAPSMNERVHSSIYNDEFLNRLDLNGVDTLLDVGCGVGNLSLKLAKKLHKVYSLDYSSKMLELLIDNAKKQNINNITTINKSWYDDWDDVPNADLVIASRSMEVKDMKEALLKLNKKANKKVVITYKKGGSFVSNEILDALKKDIVKKPDYIYILNILYSLGIYAKIDFINSEGRNTIYSSKERFIQSISWSIGSLSEDEIKNLEIYYDSLTNEQKDKEEYVQWAMISWNKKD
- a CDS encoding amino acid ABC transporter ATP-binding protein: MIQMKKINKYYDDFHVLKNIDFSVEQGEIVVVCGPSGSGKSTLIRCINGLEEIDDGEIIVDSLHIHDNKKNLKAIRSEVGMVFQHFNLFPHLTILENITIAPTLVKNISKSDAKNIAMELLRKVKLEDKANSYPADLSGGQKQRVAIARSLAMKPKVILFDEPTSALDPETIGDVLSVMKDLAKENFTLVCVTHEMGFAKEVGDRIVFMDQGVIVEENTPLEFFKNPKSQRAKKFLNEILVH
- a CDS encoding bile acid:sodium symporter family protein; translated protein: MIKLITILFPLWAIIFSSVCYIFPDLVIGFKNLIIPLLMFIMFCMGITLKIDDFKRVLKKPKIIALTTILQFLLMPLAAYIVSKIFNLSTELLVGMVLVGAVSGGTASNVIAYLAKADVALSISMTIVSTLLSIIITPYLTLFYIGHTVQVPVNSMLLSIFKVVFIPVIVGIILNHFFHKYIDKRQDIFALFSIISIVFIIGIIIGINENKISLIATPLMLAIICHNLIGLFGGYIVCKSFGYNKKECKTVAIEVGMQNSGLAVVLATKYFSALSALPGAIFSIWHNISGSILAGYWSKQKD